From the Oceanicaulis alexandrii DSM 11625 genome, one window contains:
- a CDS encoding CaiB/BaiF CoA transferase family protein yields MSPAPLSHIRVLDLSRVLAGPWCAQILGDLGADVIKVENPKSGDDTRRWGPPFLKDEGGQDADAAYYLCANRNKRSIAVNIAEPEGQAMLKKLAADSDVVIENYKTGGLKKYGLDYDSLKAVNPDLVYCSVTGFGQTGPWKDQPGYDFLIQAMGGLMSVTGEDAPMKVGVPAVDLFTGVYAAGAVMAGLLARTKGQGGQHIDMALFDVQAAMLANQAANFFVSGKTPGRQGNAHPNIVPYQDFPTSDGRIAVAVGNDGQFQAFAQALGRPDWATDSRFMRNADRVANREVLVADITLTLNAATSAHWMERLHEAGVPCGPILALDQVFGHEQAQARNLAFTLPMTGVGDAPMIANPMRLSETGPQYRKAPPRFAEHTSEVLQERLGLTENEIQSLRDRSIVR; encoded by the coding sequence ATGAGCCCTGCGCCATTATCTCATATTCGCGTTCTGGATCTTTCGCGTGTGCTGGCGGGCCCATGGTGCGCTCAAATTCTGGGAGACCTCGGCGCGGATGTGATCAAGGTCGAAAATCCCAAATCAGGCGATGATACGCGGCGCTGGGGACCGCCGTTTCTCAAAGATGAGGGCGGACAGGACGCCGACGCGGCGTATTATCTCTGTGCGAACCGCAACAAGCGCTCGATCGCCGTGAACATCGCTGAGCCCGAAGGCCAGGCGATGTTGAAAAAGCTGGCCGCAGACAGCGATGTGGTGATCGAAAACTATAAAACCGGCGGCTTGAAGAAATACGGCCTGGACTATGACAGCCTGAAAGCGGTCAATCCCGATCTCGTCTATTGCTCGGTTACGGGCTTTGGCCAGACCGGGCCCTGGAAAGACCAGCCCGGCTACGATTTTCTCATCCAGGCCATGGGCGGACTGATGAGTGTCACGGGCGAGGACGCGCCCATGAAGGTGGGGGTGCCGGCGGTGGACCTGTTCACCGGCGTATATGCGGCCGGCGCCGTGATGGCGGGGCTCCTGGCCCGAACGAAAGGGCAGGGCGGTCAGCATATCGACATGGCGTTGTTTGATGTGCAGGCGGCGATGCTGGCCAATCAGGCGGCGAATTTCTTCGTCTCGGGAAAAACACCCGGCCGCCAGGGGAACGCGCATCCCAATATTGTTCCCTATCAGGACTTTCCGACCTCTGACGGCCGCATAGCTGTGGCTGTAGGCAATGACGGCCAGTTTCAGGCTTTCGCACAGGCGTTGGGACGGCCTGACTGGGCGACTGATTCGCGTTTCATGCGTAACGCGGACCGGGTGGCCAATCGGGAGGTTCTGGTTGCGGACATCACGCTCACCCTGAATGCGGCGACGTCAGCTCACTGGATGGAGCGTTTGCATGAGGCCGGGGTTCCGTGCGGACCGATTCTGGCGCTTGACCAAGTGTTTGGCCATGAGCAAGCGCAAGCTCGAAACTTGGCTTTCACCTTGCCGATGACCGGGGTCGGTGATGCGCCGATGATCGCGAATCCCATGCGGCTTTCAGAGACCGGGCCGCAATACCGAAAAGCGCCGCCTCGTTTCGCGGAACACACGTCTGAGGTGTTGCAAGAACGCCTCGGGTTGACTGAAAATGAAATACAGAGCCTCCGGGACCGCTCAATCGTGCGCTGA
- the recQ gene encoding DNA helicase RecQ, translating to MAHSDSTLSPQLDQARQTMAEVFGYHDFRPGQAEIIDSVLKGRDVLAVMPTGRGKSMCFQLPALLRGGLTVVISPLIALMRDQVSALQAVGVNAAALTSTDEAQDREAAWRALDDGSLRLLYMAPERMAVPGLAERLGRAGLSMIAVDEAHCVSQWGHDFRPDYLRISEFAQAAGRPQIAAFTATADAAARRDIAGRLFEQAPDEFVSGFDRPNLHLAVGARRSGAAQIIDFVKARPERAGIIYCSSRKACDDIAAKLQAENIYALSYHAGFDAQTRSFRQDEFVKGDGVVMCATIAFGMGVDKPDVRYVLHAALPSSMEAYYQEIGRAGRDGDPADTLMLWSLSDAALRRRQINEGDSDEERKRMELRRLSALIAYCEAPQCRRQTLLGYFGDEIEPCGHCDLCDDPPKLIDGQVLAQKAMSAIARTGQRFGLEHLISVLRGLKTDKVMARGHDALPTFGVGEDLSKDQWMSVFRQLFASGAIDQPIDGHGEWIITPKGKQILFGKLPIKLRPPEEQRGVRSSRARPSDAADQLLSEADRALYTALRKKRLELAKDSGKPAYTIFADRTLIEMAASKPRTAEDMSHVFGVGARKLERYGAEFLAVIENEL from the coding sequence ATGGCGCACAGCGATTCGACCCTTTCCCCGCAGCTCGATCAGGCCCGTCAAACCATGGCGGAGGTGTTCGGCTATCACGACTTCCGGCCCGGACAGGCCGAGATCATCGACAGCGTCCTCAAAGGCCGCGACGTGCTGGCGGTGATGCCTACGGGCCGCGGCAAATCCATGTGTTTTCAATTACCCGCTCTGCTCAGAGGCGGGCTGACGGTCGTGATATCTCCCCTGATCGCCCTGATGCGCGACCAGGTCAGCGCACTGCAGGCCGTGGGCGTGAACGCCGCCGCCCTGACGTCCACCGATGAAGCGCAGGACCGCGAAGCAGCCTGGCGCGCACTCGATGACGGCAGCTTGCGGCTGTTATACATGGCGCCCGAACGCATGGCGGTTCCTGGCCTTGCGGAACGGCTGGGCCGGGCGGGCCTGTCGATGATCGCTGTGGATGAAGCCCATTGCGTCTCGCAATGGGGCCATGATTTCCGTCCCGATTATCTCAGGATCTCGGAGTTCGCCCAGGCTGCGGGCCGGCCACAAATCGCCGCCTTCACCGCCACCGCTGACGCTGCAGCGCGGCGCGACATCGCCGGTCGGTTGTTCGAGCAGGCCCCCGACGAATTCGTTTCCGGCTTTGATCGCCCCAACCTGCACCTGGCCGTCGGCGCGCGGCGGTCCGGCGCCGCCCAGATCATCGACTTCGTCAAGGCGCGGCCAGAACGGGCGGGCATCATCTATTGCTCCAGCCGGAAGGCGTGCGACGATATCGCCGCCAAGCTGCAAGCCGAGAACATCTACGCCCTGTCCTATCATGCAGGCTTTGACGCCCAGACGCGCAGCTTCCGACAGGACGAATTTGTCAAGGGCGACGGCGTGGTGATGTGCGCCACCATCGCCTTCGGCATGGGCGTGGACAAACCTGACGTGCGCTATGTCCTTCACGCCGCCCTGCCCAGCTCCATGGAAGCCTATTACCAGGAGATCGGGCGCGCCGGACGCGATGGCGACCCGGCGGATACGCTCATGCTCTGGTCATTGTCTGACGCCGCCTTGCGCCGTCGCCAGATCAATGAAGGCGACTCGGACGAAGAGCGAAAGCGCATGGAGCTGCGGCGCCTGTCCGCGCTGATCGCCTATTGCGAAGCCCCCCAATGTCGGCGTCAGACCCTGCTGGGTTATTTTGGCGACGAGATTGAGCCCTGCGGGCATTGCGATCTGTGTGATGATCCGCCCAAGCTGATTGACGGGCAGGTCCTGGCGCAAAAAGCCATGTCGGCGATCGCCCGGACGGGCCAGCGTTTCGGCCTGGAGCATCTGATCAGCGTTCTGCGCGGCCTGAAAACCGACAAGGTGATGGCGCGGGGCCATGACGCCCTGCCCACCTTCGGCGTCGGCGAAGACCTGTCCAAGGACCAATGGATGAGCGTCTTTCGTCAGCTCTTCGCCTCCGGCGCCATCGATCAGCCGATCGATGGTCATGGCGAATGGATCATCACCCCCAAGGGCAAGCAGATCCTGTTCGGCAAGCTTCCGATCAAGTTGCGTCCGCCGGAGGAACAACGCGGCGTCCGTTCGTCCCGGGCCCGCCCCAGCGACGCCGCCGACCAATTATTATCCGAGGCTGATCGCGCCCTTTATACTGCACTGCGCAAAAAACGTCTGGAGCTCGCCAAGGACTCCGGCAAACCCGCCTACACCATCTTCGCTGACCGGACCCTGATCGAAATGGCGGCCAGCAAACCGCGAACCGCGGAAGACATGTCACATGTCTTTGGTGTCGGCGCCCGCAAGCTCGAGCGCTATGGCGCCGAGTTTCTTGCCGTGATTGAAAACGAGCTCTAG